The proteins below come from a single Corvus hawaiiensis isolate bCorHaw1 chromosome 20, bCorHaw1.pri.cur, whole genome shotgun sequence genomic window:
- the RPS6KB1 gene encoding ribosomal protein S6 kinase beta-1 isoform X1 produces MAGVFDIDLDQPEDAGSDEELEEGGQLSESMDHGGVGQYDLGMEHCEKFEISETSVNRGPEKIRPECFELLRVLGKGGYGKVFQVRKVTGANTGKIFAMKVLKKAMIVRNAKDTAHTKAERNILEEVKHPFIVDLIYAFQTGGKLYLILEYLSGGELFMQLEREGIFMEDTACFYLAEISMALGHLHQKGIIYRDLKPENIMLNHQGHVKLTDFGLCKESIHDGTVTHTFCGTIEYMAPEILMRSGHNRAVDWWSLGALMYDMLTGAPPFTGENRKKTIDKILKCKLNLPPYLTQEARDLLKKLLKRNAASRLGAGPGDAGEVQAHAFFRHINWDELLARKVEPPFKPLLQSEEDVSQFDSKFTRQTPVDSPDDSTLSESANQVFLGFTYVAPSVLESVKEKFSFEPKIRSPRRFIGSPRTPVSPVKFSPGEFWGRGASAGASNTQTPVEYPMETSGIEQMDVTVCGEASAPLPIRQPNSGPYKKQAFPMISKRPEHLRMNL; encoded by the exons ATGGCGGGAGTGTTCGACATCGACCTGGACCAGCCCGAGGACGCGGGCTCAGacgaggagctggaggagggg GGTCAATTAAGTGAGAGCATGGACCATGGAGGAGTTGGCCAATATGACCT TGGAATGGAACATTGTGAAAAATTTGAGATCTCAGAGACCAGTGTGAACAGAGGCCCCGAGAAGATCCGCCCGGAGTGCTTCGAGTTACTGCGCGTGCTGGGCAAAGGTGGCTACGGCAAG GTGTTTCAAGTACGAAAAGTAACCGGAGCAAACACCGGGAAAATATTTGCCATGAAAGTTCTTAAAAAG gCAATGATTGTAAGGAATGCCAAGGATACAGCTCACACGAAAGCAGAGAGGAATATACTGGAGGAAGTGAAACATCCCTTCATTGTAGACTTAATTTATGCCTTTCAGACTGGTGGAAAACTCTACCTCATCCTTGAGTATCTCAGTG GAGGAGAACTATTTATGCAGTTAGAGAGAGAAGGGATATTTATGGAAGACACAGCTTG CTTCTACTTGGCAGAAATCTCAATGGCACTGGGGCACTTGCATCAAAAAGGAATCATCTACCGGGATCTGAAGCCAGAAAATATCATGCTTAATCATCAAG GTCATGTAAAACTGACTGACTTCGGATTATGTAAAGAATCCATTCACGATGGGACAGTCACACACACATTCTGTGGAACAATTGAATACAT GGCCCCTGAAATCTTGATGAGGAGTGGGCATAATCGTGCAGTGGACTGGTGGAGTTTGGGGGCATTAATGTATGACATGCTGACTGGAGCA CCTCCTTTCACTGgggagaacagaaagaaaacaattgaCAAGATTCTCAAGTGTAAACTCAACTTGCCTCCCTACCTCACACAAGAAGCCAGAGATCTGCTTAAAAAG CTGCTAAAAAGAAATGCTGCCTCACGTCTAGGAGCTGGTCCTGGAGATGCTGGAGAAGTTCAG GCTCACGCGTTCTTCAGACACATCAACTGGGACGAGCTGCTGGCACGCAAGGTGGAACCTCCTTTTAAACCCTTATTG CAATCTGAAGAGGATGTGAGCCAGTTTGATTCAAAGTTTACACGTCAGACACCTGTTGATAGCCCAGATGACTCAACTCTCAGTGAAAGTGCCAACCAGGTCTTTCTG gGTTTTACGTATGTGGCTCCATCTGTACTTGAAAGCGtgaaagagaaattttcttttgaacCAAAAATCCGATCACCTCGCAGATTCATAGGTAGCCCTAGGACACCAGTCAG CCCTGTAAAGTTTTCCCCTGGGGAATTCTGGGGAAGAGGTGCTTCTGCCGGCGCATCAAACACCCAGACACCTGTGGAATACCCGATGGAGACCAGTGGAATAGAACAAATGGATGTGACAGTCTGTGGAGAGGCTTCAGCACCACTTCCAATCCGGCAACCAAACTCTGGGCCATACAAAAAACAGGCTTTTCCCATGATTTCCAAACGACCGGAGCACTTGCGCATGAATCTATGA
- the RPS6KB1 gene encoding ribosomal protein S6 kinase beta-1 isoform X2, producing MAGVFDIDLDQPEDAGSDEELEEGGQLSESMDHGGVGQYDLGMEHCEKFEISETSVNRGPEKIRPECFELLRVLGKGGYGKVFQVRKVTGANTGKIFAMKVLKKAMIVRNAKDTAHTKAERNILEEVKHPFIVDLIYAFQTGGKLYLILEYLSGGELFMQLEREGIFMEDTACFYLAEISMALGHLHQKGIIYRDLKPENIMLNHQGHVKLTDFGLCKESIHDGTVTHTFCGTIEYMAPEILMRSGHNRAVDWWSLGALMYDMLTGAPPFTGENRKKTIDKILKCKLNLPPYLTQEARDLLKKLLKRNAASRLGAGPGDAGEVQAHAFFRHINWDELLARKVEPPFKPLLCQCP from the exons ATGGCGGGAGTGTTCGACATCGACCTGGACCAGCCCGAGGACGCGGGCTCAGacgaggagctggaggagggg GGTCAATTAAGTGAGAGCATGGACCATGGAGGAGTTGGCCAATATGACCT TGGAATGGAACATTGTGAAAAATTTGAGATCTCAGAGACCAGTGTGAACAGAGGCCCCGAGAAGATCCGCCCGGAGTGCTTCGAGTTACTGCGCGTGCTGGGCAAAGGTGGCTACGGCAAG GTGTTTCAAGTACGAAAAGTAACCGGAGCAAACACCGGGAAAATATTTGCCATGAAAGTTCTTAAAAAG gCAATGATTGTAAGGAATGCCAAGGATACAGCTCACACGAAAGCAGAGAGGAATATACTGGAGGAAGTGAAACATCCCTTCATTGTAGACTTAATTTATGCCTTTCAGACTGGTGGAAAACTCTACCTCATCCTTGAGTATCTCAGTG GAGGAGAACTATTTATGCAGTTAGAGAGAGAAGGGATATTTATGGAAGACACAGCTTG CTTCTACTTGGCAGAAATCTCAATGGCACTGGGGCACTTGCATCAAAAAGGAATCATCTACCGGGATCTGAAGCCAGAAAATATCATGCTTAATCATCAAG GTCATGTAAAACTGACTGACTTCGGATTATGTAAAGAATCCATTCACGATGGGACAGTCACACACACATTCTGTGGAACAATTGAATACAT GGCCCCTGAAATCTTGATGAGGAGTGGGCATAATCGTGCAGTGGACTGGTGGAGTTTGGGGGCATTAATGTATGACATGCTGACTGGAGCA CCTCCTTTCACTGgggagaacagaaagaaaacaattgaCAAGATTCTCAAGTGTAAACTCAACTTGCCTCCCTACCTCACACAAGAAGCCAGAGATCTGCTTAAAAAG CTGCTAAAAAGAAATGCTGCCTCACGTCTAGGAGCTGGTCCTGGAGATGCTGGAGAAGTTCAG GCTCACGCGTTCTTCAGACACATCAACTGGGACGAGCTGCTGGCACGCAAGGTGGAACCTCCTTTTAAACCCTTATTG TGTCAGTGCCCATAG
- the TUBD1 gene encoding tubulin delta chain isoform X2 — protein sequence MSIVTVQLGQCGNQIGHEVFSALCSDIRGSHGLCSKKENESYHDSCKERFFCEEESGVPIARAVLVDMEPKVISQTLSMAARSGHWKYNSHSHFCQKQGSGNNWANGYSVHGPRHKEAIMNLVQKEAEKCDRLGGFFTIMSMAGGTGSGLGAFVTQCLRDAFPTSFILNHVIWPYGTGEVIVQNYNSVLTLSHLYQSSDALLVHENDVIHKICAQLMNIKQISFRDVNQVIAHQLGSVFQPTHTAGEGSGYSRNPLGDLMETLVPHPEFKLLGLRNIPQMPEDSLAYSTFNWPGLIKHLRQMLIAHAKMEEGIDWQVRPPHPGSSIPSTNKPLRFNTSIANLVILRGRDVHDVDLGKREKHSTSGILVSHLTAL from the exons ATGTCAATTGTCACAGTGCAGCTTGGACAGTGCGGGAACCAGATTGGGCATGAGGTGTTCAGTGCTCTCTGCAGTGACATCCGTGGCAGCCACGGGTTGTGTTCCAAGAAGGAGAACGAATCCTACCATGATTCCTGCAAGGAACGGTTCTTCTGCGAGGAGGAATCTGGAG TACCCATTGCCCGGGCTGTGCTTGTTGACATGGAGCCCAAAGTGATCAGCCAGACCTTATCCATGGCTGCCAGGTCTGGCCACTGGAAATACAACAGCCACTCCCACTTCTGTCAGAAGCAAGGATCTGGGAACAACTGGGCCAACGG TTACTCTGTTCATGGGCCCAGACACAAAGAAGCCATCATGAATCTGgtgcagaaggaagcagagaaatgtGACCGACTCGGGGGATTTTTCACAATAATGAGCATGGCTGGGGGCACAGGATCAGGCCTGGGAGCATTTGTGACCCAGTGCTTGAGAGATGCTTTTCCAACCTCGTTCATACTAAACCACGTTATCTGGCCCTATGGCACTGGGGAG GTCATTGTTCAAAACTACAACTCTGTTTTGACTCTGTCACATCTGTACCAGTCATCAGATGCCCTTCTTGTCCATGAAAATGATGTCATCCACAAGATCTGTGCCCAGCTGATGAATATCAAACAGATTTCCTTCAGGGATGTGAATCAAGTCATTGCACACCAGCTGGGCAGTGTTTTCCAGCCCACTCACACAGCAGGAGAGGGCTCAGGCTACAGCAGAAACCCATTAG GAGACTTAATGGAGACGTTGGTTCCACATCCCGAGTTCAAGCTGCTGGGCCTGCGGAACATCCCCCAAATGCCTGAGGACTCTCTGGCTTACAGCACCTTCAACTGGCCTGGCCTCATCAAACACCTCAGGCAGATGCTCATTGCTCATGCTAAAATGGAGGAAG GTATTGATTGGCAAGTACGACCACCACACCCAGGCTCCTCCATCCCCTCCACAAACAAACCTCTGCGCTTCAATACTTCCATTGCCAACCTGGTTATCCTGAGAGGAAGAGATGTGCACGACGTAGACTTGGGTAAGAGGGAGAAGCACAGCACCTCAGGGATTCTGGTTTCACATCTCACTGCTCTTTGA
- the TUBD1 gene encoding tubulin delta chain isoform X1 translates to MSIVTVQLGQCGNQIGHEVFSALCSDIRGSHGLCSKKENESYHDSCKERFFCEEESGVPIARAVLVDMEPKVISQTLSMAARSGHWKYNSHSHFCQKQGSGNNWANGYSVHGPRHKEAIMNLVQKEAEKCDRLGGFFTIMSMAGGTGSGLGAFVTQCLRDAFPTSFILNHVIWPYGTGEVIVQNYNSVLTLSHLYQSSDALLVHENDVIHKICAQLMNIKQISFRDVNQVIAHQLGSVFQPTHTAGEGSGYSRNPLGDLMETLVPHPEFKLLGLRNIPQMPEDSLAYSTFNWPGLIKHLRQMLIAHAKMEEGIDWQVRPPHPGSSIPSTNKPLRFNTSIANLVILRGRDVHDVDLGSFQDPSLYTSWLNPQDAFSAWKTPRAFNKYEKSASLVSNSQFLLKPLDSIVGKAWNMFASKAYLHQYTKFGIQEEDFLDCFTTLEQVISSYTNL, encoded by the exons ATGTCAATTGTCACAGTGCAGCTTGGACAGTGCGGGAACCAGATTGGGCATGAGGTGTTCAGTGCTCTCTGCAGTGACATCCGTGGCAGCCACGGGTTGTGTTCCAAGAAGGAGAACGAATCCTACCATGATTCCTGCAAGGAACGGTTCTTCTGCGAGGAGGAATCTGGAG TACCCATTGCCCGGGCTGTGCTTGTTGACATGGAGCCCAAAGTGATCAGCCAGACCTTATCCATGGCTGCCAGGTCTGGCCACTGGAAATACAACAGCCACTCCCACTTCTGTCAGAAGCAAGGATCTGGGAACAACTGGGCCAACGG TTACTCTGTTCATGGGCCCAGACACAAAGAAGCCATCATGAATCTGgtgcagaaggaagcagagaaatgtGACCGACTCGGGGGATTTTTCACAATAATGAGCATGGCTGGGGGCACAGGATCAGGCCTGGGAGCATTTGTGACCCAGTGCTTGAGAGATGCTTTTCCAACCTCGTTCATACTAAACCACGTTATCTGGCCCTATGGCACTGGGGAG GTCATTGTTCAAAACTACAACTCTGTTTTGACTCTGTCACATCTGTACCAGTCATCAGATGCCCTTCTTGTCCATGAAAATGATGTCATCCACAAGATCTGTGCCCAGCTGATGAATATCAAACAGATTTCCTTCAGGGATGTGAATCAAGTCATTGCACACCAGCTGGGCAGTGTTTTCCAGCCCACTCACACAGCAGGAGAGGGCTCAGGCTACAGCAGAAACCCATTAG GAGACTTAATGGAGACGTTGGTTCCACATCCCGAGTTCAAGCTGCTGGGCCTGCGGAACATCCCCCAAATGCCTGAGGACTCTCTGGCTTACAGCACCTTCAACTGGCCTGGCCTCATCAAACACCTCAGGCAGATGCTCATTGCTCATGCTAAAATGGAGGAAG GTATTGATTGGCAAGTACGACCACCACACCCAGGCTCCTCCATCCCCTCCACAAACAAACCTCTGCGCTTCAATACTTCCATTGCCAACCTGGTTATCCTGAGAGGAAGAGATGTGCACGACGTAGACTTGG GAAGTTTCCAAGATCCCTCATTATACACATCATGGCTAAACCCTCAGGATGCTTTTAGTGCATGGAAAACACCCAGAGCATTTAACAAGTATGAGAAGTCTGCTTCTTTGGTCAGCAACAGCCAGTTCCTGCTGAAACCTCTCGACAGCATCGTAGGAAAAGCTTGGAATATGTTTGCTTCCAA GGCTTACCTTCACCAGTACACAAAGTTTGGAATTCAAGAGGAAGATTTCCTGGACTGCTTCACAACCCTGGAACAAGTTATCTCCAGTTACACCAACctgtga
- the TUBD1 gene encoding tubulin delta chain isoform X3, translating into MIPARNGSSARRNLEVIVQNYNSVLTLSHLYQSSDALLVHENDVIHKICAQLMNIKQISFRDVNQVIAHQLGSVFQPTHTAGEGSGYSRNPLGDLMETLVPHPEFKLLGLRNIPQMPEDSLAYSTFNWPGLIKHLRQMLIAHAKMEEGIDWQVRPPHPGSSIPSTNKPLRFNTSIANLVILRGRDVHDVDLGSFQDPSLYTSWLNPQDAFSAWKTPRAFNKYEKSASLVSNSQFLLKPLDSIVGKAWNMFASKAYLHQYTKFGIQEEDFLDCFTTLEQVISSYTNL; encoded by the exons ATGATTCCTGCAAGGAACGGTTCTTCTGCGAGGAGGAATCTGGAG GTCATTGTTCAAAACTACAACTCTGTTTTGACTCTGTCACATCTGTACCAGTCATCAGATGCCCTTCTTGTCCATGAAAATGATGTCATCCACAAGATCTGTGCCCAGCTGATGAATATCAAACAGATTTCCTTCAGGGATGTGAATCAAGTCATTGCACACCAGCTGGGCAGTGTTTTCCAGCCCACTCACACAGCAGGAGAGGGCTCAGGCTACAGCAGAAACCCATTAG GAGACTTAATGGAGACGTTGGTTCCACATCCCGAGTTCAAGCTGCTGGGCCTGCGGAACATCCCCCAAATGCCTGAGGACTCTCTGGCTTACAGCACCTTCAACTGGCCTGGCCTCATCAAACACCTCAGGCAGATGCTCATTGCTCATGCTAAAATGGAGGAAG GTATTGATTGGCAAGTACGACCACCACACCCAGGCTCCTCCATCCCCTCCACAAACAAACCTCTGCGCTTCAATACTTCCATTGCCAACCTGGTTATCCTGAGAGGAAGAGATGTGCACGACGTAGACTTGG GAAGTTTCCAAGATCCCTCATTATACACATCATGGCTAAACCCTCAGGATGCTTTTAGTGCATGGAAAACACCCAGAGCATTTAACAAGTATGAGAAGTCTGCTTCTTTGGTCAGCAACAGCCAGTTCCTGCTGAAACCTCTCGACAGCATCGTAGGAAAAGCTTGGAATATGTTTGCTTCCAA GGCTTACCTTCACCAGTACACAAAGTTTGGAATTCAAGAGGAAGATTTCCTGGACTGCTTCACAACCCTGGAACAAGTTATCTCCAGTTACACCAACctgtga
- the TUBD1 gene encoding tubulin delta chain isoform X4, with protein MNIKQISFRDVNQVIAHQLGSVFQPTHTAGEGSGYSRNPLGDLMETLVPHPEFKLLGLRNIPQMPEDSLAYSTFNWPGLIKHLRQMLIAHAKMEEGIDWQVRPPHPGSSIPSTNKPLRFNTSIANLVILRGRDVHDVDLGSFQDPSLYTSWLNPQDAFSAWKTPRAFNKYEKSASLVSNSQFLLKPLDSIVGKAWNMFASKAYLHQYTKFGIQEEDFLDCFTTLEQVISSYTNL; from the exons ATGAATATCAAACAGATTTCCTTCAGGGATGTGAATCAAGTCATTGCACACCAGCTGGGCAGTGTTTTCCAGCCCACTCACACAGCAGGAGAGGGCTCAGGCTACAGCAGAAACCCATTAG GAGACTTAATGGAGACGTTGGTTCCACATCCCGAGTTCAAGCTGCTGGGCCTGCGGAACATCCCCCAAATGCCTGAGGACTCTCTGGCTTACAGCACCTTCAACTGGCCTGGCCTCATCAAACACCTCAGGCAGATGCTCATTGCTCATGCTAAAATGGAGGAAG GTATTGATTGGCAAGTACGACCACCACACCCAGGCTCCTCCATCCCCTCCACAAACAAACCTCTGCGCTTCAATACTTCCATTGCCAACCTGGTTATCCTGAGAGGAAGAGATGTGCACGACGTAGACTTGG GAAGTTTCCAAGATCCCTCATTATACACATCATGGCTAAACCCTCAGGATGCTTTTAGTGCATGGAAAACACCCAGAGCATTTAACAAGTATGAGAAGTCTGCTTCTTTGGTCAGCAACAGCCAGTTCCTGCTGAAACCTCTCGACAGCATCGTAGGAAAAGCTTGGAATATGTTTGCTTCCAA GGCTTACCTTCACCAGTACACAAAGTTTGGAATTCAAGAGGAAGATTTCCTGGACTGCTTCACAACCCTGGAACAAGTTATCTCCAGTTACACCAACctgtga